The following are from one region of the bacterium genome:
- a CDS encoding pyridoxal 5'-phosphate synthase lyase subunit PdxS, whose translation AKELGAPFDLVQYVAQHGKLPVPNFAAGGIATPADAALMRTLGAEAVFVGSGIFKSTDPLARAEAIVRATTYWDDPKILLEISTGLGEPMRGLAMEQIPEAERLAPRGW comes from the coding sequence CTGCGAAGGAGTTAGGAGCGCCGTTCGATTTGGTGCAATACGTCGCCCAACATGGAAAACTTCCGGTACCGAATTTTGCCGCTGGCGGCATCGCTACTCCCGCCGATGCGGCATTGATGCGAACCTTAGGCGCCGAGGCGGTATTCGTTGGCAGCGGTATTTTCAAATCGACCGACCCGCTTGCCCGCGCCGAAGCGATTGTTCGCGCAACGACCTATTGGGACGATCCGAAAATCCTGTTAGAAATCTCGACTGGTCTCGGCGAACCGATGCGCGGCTTGGCAATGGAGCAGATTCCCGAGGCGGAGCGGCTTGCCCCTCGCGGCTGGTAA